TCTTCGCAAAGGTATTGATTAGGAAATCGATTCAAAACacctctatggaaaaaaaatttttagaaaaagaatattttcttaaaattcctTAGTAACAAATTTCCAGAATGATTCACTCAAGGCAGctgtgagttaaaaaaaaaataataatcaagtGCACCactaaaaaataaaccaagtcTGCAAGATCCCAAAGAGCTGCTCACTTAAGAGAGTAACAAGAATTCCGTAATAGTTCTGTTAATGCAGACAGATCATAAAGCAAAGCACTGAGGAATTCCTGTGACATACACTATAGTGTGATTTTGGTCCTACACCACAGTCTGCTGTTAGTAAATGTATACTTCTCCAGCACAAGATGcgcctttttcttcttttaaaagtgaatttactGTGATTGGTATGTTTACTGGCACCTTCACCATTATAGACATGGCAAGTTTACAGGCACAGTCTGGAAGTACTGGAATTTAGGATTACAAGTGTCAGAAACTTGACAAATAGTCGCCTCAGCCACAGATCTGGTTTGGTATATTACAAGATACCGGGCACTTATATTTTCTCCCTGACCCAGAGATACCCAGACTCCCGTAACTTCAGATGAGGGCAGATTAACATTGTCTTCCAACCTGATGATTGAAGATTCACGTATCTTTAAAATAAGCCACTTAAGAGAAGCCAATAGACTTAATTCCCCTTTCCAAAAGCGCCACAGACGTTCAGATTCCCAAGAGAACATCCATTGCAAGCGCAGGCATGCTGCCAGGCACCAGAAAGTTAAGCGATCTTCCCAAGTCGTTTCAGATGGGCATCAGTCACTTCATTTTCTTCTATCTACACTCAACTGTACTTGATCGGAACCTATCATTTATAAGCAACTGACATCAAAGTCGGAATAAAATCAGGATTAGGAGAGGAAATGGCTATTTACAGTGTCAGAGCTGCAGAACAATTAGCATCTACTAAGCCACCATGGTACAGACCTCTGTGACCACAGGAGAACAAGCAAGTCGCTAAGTTTATATAGTATGGAGTTTGAAAGGGTCACACAGGTAAGTAAGGTTATTTGGTTCATTGTAAGTTACACAATTCCTTTTATAATTCACACTGCACATAACTGACAACAAGCGCTTTTGGTTGTGGTATGCTTTGGCAACCCCCTAATTTGGAGGGGGATTACAGGCGATTAACTGCACATTTAAATCTTTAAGATTTTAAGCAAAATCCTCCTGAATTTCTCCGTTGTGGTAATTGAGCAAGCTTTGCAAATACACTGCTTTCTGCGCGCTGAGCATCATGCCAAATCATTCTGTTAGTGCAAATCAGCTCGAGTTTGTGATGGGCCAAAACTACCTCATTTAGTCGAGAGCTGAATTGTCAAAAGGAAAAGCACTCAGCCACTTAACGACAGCAATGCAGGTCACTTGGCTTCCATACCCAAGGACTGCGTGGAATAACTGATGCGAAAAGCTGCAGTAAGGAAGCTAATACTTCTGGAACcggattattttttaaattttattttttaagtatttttgctgttgttacaaGTCTGCCTGGCATTAACTCCTTGGTGTTTGGAGGCCATGACTGCCAATGGATGAACCAGGAACCACTGGCTTGAAGGAAGAACCCCATGATTAAAAATAGGCAAGCAGGTCAAGAAGTGAGTGAATAAGGCGGTAGGTATTAACTGGGAGTCTCCagggcctttaaaaaaaaattcaaatgccTTCCATTATAAAAACACATACATACCATTGGCTTCACTTTATCTACAGTAAAttcacaaaaacatttaaaacagcaaTCTAGTTCATCCACTACAAAACTCAGAAGTGACATCTCGGGTTAAAAGCAAAGCTATAAATGTAGTTccttaaaaaatgcaaacatatttctTTACATACAGACAAATGTTACATGATTGGCTGCTATAATGTGTATATTCTGTTATGTACAAAAAAAAGTACAGGATTAGCAGACTGAGCACAAGCAAAAACCCTTCAAGGACAATCTaaccaaaccaccaaaaacaAAAAGACTGGCTCTTAGTTTGTCGGTCACCATGATTATGTGTGCTGGCCccttttaaaaagtcagtgatttcttcccccctcccctatttcttcacttgattttttttctagtttacaGAAAGCCTTTTTGTGTAATAATCAGTGAATAGAAAAACTTCACCTGCAAATACAAGGTAGAAATGTTATTTCACAGCTATAGGCTGCAGCATTGATCTCTCCAGATCTCAAATGGAGAATGTACATGTTTGGCTCCCAGTTAATTCCAGATTCTGAGAAAACTGTCCCAAGACCCTGTAGCTACAGCCATGCCGTCATCAGTAACGCCTAAACAGCTGACACGGTTGTCATGGCCAGCAAGGACACCTGGAAGAGAAGAAGCAATGGAAGTTAATATCCACGGGATGTCAAGGACTTCAGCTGTTACTCTGCTCTTCCAGGTAAGTCTTCAGATTTGCTAAAAAAAGAGGTAATGCAAGATCTAATCATCCTTTTTGTCTTTACCTGACGAACTATATACATCACAACGGCCGTATCAAGAAACTCAGcgagattttaaaaaatacatacacacaatactgcctccatttttctctctgcCCTTACGATTTCTCCTTCTTTCTGCCCCAAAGACCTCCTCATCCCTAATCAGGCTCTctactggtttttttcccctgttttaagCAATGCTGTCCACAATTTCAGCCCTCAACTACTTCCAAAATCAGATGTGATGTCTTCTGACAATGCCCTGGATACAGGAACTACCTTGAGTTTCCCATGTTTTGCAAACCCTAGGGATTAAAAATGCCCCGTGTATTGTGCCAGACTATTAGAAAAGCAGCCCTGTACCCTGCCTCTTCCCGCTTCGTTTTTGGTTTACTTCTACCCATTCTTGCACTTGTCTGCTCTTCCAAGGTGCCACATCCAGGTCTATTAAAACTCAGCCTGGCCACATCCCTTAAAGAGAAGGATGTATTTTCAGTCTGAACAGCAGAATCAAGGCTCAGAACTGAACCAGGGCTCATCATTTAAATTACTCTACAAAGTGAGAAAGACTTAGCTATGCTATAAACGCACTGCCAATCCTGACAGAAGGGACTAATTCAAGGGCTAAAGGTGTCCACTTCCCCTCCCTCCCAACAGCAGGAAATCATGGTCCTCAAAGCAGAAAGACTACTGTAACTTATTACTTTCTGAATTACTTCCTCTGATGGACGCAAAAGTCAATGCACATGGATAGTTTTGTATTACTTAATTTCATACacttcagtgaaataattttccataGACGTAACATAATTTTGGAGGCTGTTTTTTAGCCTCAAGAGCTGGTGTCTTCCAGCACAGATATATAATGGCCAATACCCAAGAACAGGAGTATGTCACTGACTGGAGCGTTTACTCCACACATTACAGATGAAACTAATGCAACGTACACCTGGAAGGTATAACCAAATGCAATAAAAGGATGCCATTCCAAAAGAAAACAGCCTTAAAAGGAAGCAAGCAGATCCCCTAACATCAGCAAGAGCATTGGCAATGAACTGGCTCTGCGTTTTGCATAATTTTGAATATCCATCTTCTGCTAAGGAAACGGAAAACTTCAGCTCACCCGCTCTCTCCCCTTTCAGAGTATCCCACACGTTGCAGTTGAAGTCATCATAACCTGCTAGCAAGAGGCGACCGCTTTTTGAGAAGGCTACAGAAGTGATCCCGCAGATGATATTGTCGTGCGAATACATCATTAATTCCTGATCTGCACGTAGGTCAAAGAGTCGGCAAGTGGCATCATCAGATCCAGTGGCAAATGCATGTCCATTAGGGAAAAACTGAAAGTTTTAATGAAGAGACAGGAGTTTGAGACTAGAAAAACACATTGTTCATGCATTATTTTACAAACATCAGAGGACTATTTTGCTAGGGTGACCAGACAAAGgcagaatgatttatttttttaaaaaaaatctgcatgttaAAAAACTGCATATATAGAGCTATGCAGTGAAACACTTCTAGAATAGTATTGGTAACACCTGAATGACTGGAATTTTACCCAGACAGTTCCTGCATGAGGTATAACAGGAGCCAAAGGGGATGCAACTAACTcctacaaaatgaagcaaaacgcAGTTAGGTGCCTCCTGGCAGTGGGCCAGGAAGACCTGGGTGAAGCGGTACACAATGTTCCATCCTCAGCTGGGCAGCCAGGTTGGCTCAGCCAAGATAGAAGATTGCAAGCAAGCAATTCAATTTCCAAAAAATATACTCCAAATCAGTCATTCTTACAACAGCCATACTGATTGAAATGGGAATGAAAAGAGCTCAACACATCTCAGGATTCAGGTCTAAGTATAGGAACTGCATTTTTCTACTGGTCACGCTTTTGGTATTTTCTCAGCcttaataatttttcatgtttatcaAAAACAGATGCAGCTTAGGCTTAGATTTCATTCCCTATTTATCAGAGCTTGTATCTTGCAGATCAGAACATAGTGTTACTATGACAGAGAGGAAATATAATCCAGTTTATAAATATTACAAAATGATTCCAGGGATGAATATTCAACATAACTACTGATTTTAACTTTGCCTTCCAGAATATTTCTCTGAAAGctcttttcaacagaaaatatcaAGTACACTTTCATTCAACAAAAAACTTTAAGATGATGATGCTTGGCTATTTTGCTCCCTCACTGTGTATCACATTTATCTacaattttcagtttttaacatATTGCCACACTGCAAAAATCTTCCCTACTCCATTCTCTGCTTCTTAAAAAACTAAGGTCTCAGTTACCGAACAAAAGCATAGCTGAAACTATTCCAAGAGCACTTCCAAAGCATCGTAGATAACGATAATTATAATTCAGTTATAAACTAGATCGTAAGTTATTAAACAACCTTCTTTGTTACATACAATTTAAGATTCTCGACCCTAACAAAGTAATTGATTTTAAATCAAGGTAACCCAGCAGACTATATAACTGAATTCATGCAACTATAGCTTTTATCCTCCCCCTTTCCTCCCAAGTGGAAATATAAATGATCACTTACACAAACTGCATTAATATCTGACACATGCCCTGTGAACGACTGCCTGCACATTCCATCTCGAATATCCCAAAGCTTTGAGGAGGCATCACAGGCACCCGAAACAAAAGTCCTCATATCTGGACTTAGAGAGAGACTCATCACATCGCCAGTATGCCCAGTGAATGTGGTGGTCTGCTGACCAGTTTCAATATCCCACAAAGCGCTGCAGATAAAGTGACAACATTAACATAATGTATATAGTTATTTGACAGttcaaaatttaaatacaaaattaaggcactggaaaggaaaaaaaaaaaaaaaaaaaaaaaaaggggggggaaaaagcccCCAGGCCAACAGAACTCAAAAACTCACCAAGTGGTGTCTCCTGAGCTAGTGACGATTTGGTTGTCATCTAGAAAGCGACAACAGGACAAGTAtcctaaaaacaaaacagttatgTTAGTTTCAGACCCAGGAGTAATAACTGAACTTTAAAATCCAAGAGCAGTGATTAAAGTTCTCCCACAGCTAGTCTGTAACCAACAAAACTATTTCAGAGTTCACAACACACCTCAAAGTGAGATTGTTTCATTTGGTGCAATAAAAAAAAACGAAGCTGAAGCAAGAACATGGCTGACCTGTGTGCCCTGGCAACTCTCGGCTCACTCTCACATTGCCCTCTCTGGTTTTTAAGTTGTATATGGAACAGATGTTGTCCAATCCACCACAGGCAACGTAGTTTCCAGACGGTGCGTATGCGCAAGTCATCACCCAGGAGGATCTCAAAGGAATGGCGTGCATCTTCAGAAAGACAGAGCTCATGAATGCTACGTCACACATCAGCTTTCCTTTGTCACTGAGGTCATTCAGATCAGTTAATGAATTATAGCATATTAAACACACCAAGTAGACTGTGTATCATAAGtttcagtattttgattttacaaGATATTAGAACCCATTtcatatttatacatacatactAGGATGAAAAATACCAGTAGTCTCTGGGGTAGATATACAGAACTTCAGTACAACGTTATTTAATAGCAAAGCTCTTCTAAACTCAAACATTTACAACATTTGTTTATTCTACTTAGATTTCTTTGTTCAATTATTCTACATCTCTGAACTATAGGTTATAAAATGCGATGGTTGTATCCATGGAGACTGGACAGTTTACAGAGGCAGATCACCACTCTACATTCTACTTAAGCTTTTCTcatttaacagcttttctttttttcctcctccttcctctgccttcAAAAGTAAAGCACTCTTGTAAATTCTGAGGTTGTATATTTCTACAGTTTAAAACCAAATTAGTTTCAGAAGCAACACCACACAGGCATAAAGCAATAGCTACAAGCTACTGCACTAGCAATTTAGAGTGAAAACATTACGTATTACCTAGAACTATTGCTTCTGAGGCACAATCTACAACATATCACTAGTAATCAGCtagtcaagaaagaaaaaaaaaaaaaaaaaagaaagattacgTCTGATTTAGAAAAagaactgcttcttttcatttttgccTTGCAACCATAGAAAAAATAGACACAAGCCCCCTCAAACACACAAGTTATGCATGAATTACTGATACGGATTATAAATAACTCTACCTTATTTGTTGTATAACTATcccaaataattaattttccatCTTGAGAAGCACTGACTAGTAGcctaaatataaacagaaaatatgttaatataaaataaacaaaaaaaatctcaaaatagaCATACATCATGTATGATTACCAAGAGATTCAgaaatttcatcatttttttattactctctttttctttggggggCGGGAATGatttgctggaaaaaaatctgctaagATCTACGTATTACCTGATCAAAGAAACACGTTTTATGAACCCTTTCCACAGCTCCTTTTATTTCTCATACATTAGTATTTTAACTACATAGctacacaaaaataaacaagaaacttAGAGGAAAATACATCTTATTTTGAGAGCAGATTCTAGATGTATTTCCTTCTGGACATGACAGAGAATAGACCATGAGGCACTGTTAACATCTGACTGTCAGTTCCTCTAAAGGCAACATAACAAAACTCCTTTCTAGAAGCTGAGTACCTTTTCCCACTATGTAGAAAAGGGTCTTTTTTTCAACAACATCAAGTTTGGTCATagtgtttttaaatttctgttatcACAGAAGTTACATAATTATTCAACATCTTGGAAAATACCATATCCATCATTCCAAAAATATGCCTCAATACATACCCATCTCTGCTTAAACAGACTCAAAAAACTTAGTTAAAactaaaagaaggaaaagacaaaacatcTGTGGGGAGAACAGGCAAAGTACCTCTCCTTTCAATCAAGACTCCTCTATTACCACTATGCAATCTTCACTGGTTCTAAGGTGAACTATatctgaagacaaaaaaacccaccacagtCGTGGTCTGTGATCCCTCTGCAAGGGCACCAACACCATACCTTAGGGCTCCCAAGACCTGGTATAAGATCTGAAGTAAACAATCTGGTTTTAAGGATCACTTGTACAAACCTGGAGTCAGATCCCCAGTGCATAGCATAGATTTTGGCTAAGTGACCTCTAAGCGTACGCCTTGTTCGCATCTGAATTCGACCCACTGAGTCCAGACTTGTTgtgatctaaaaataaataaaacaagccccTGAGATACTGAGaactatttttaatatacaagaTAATTAAATGCATTTGAACTTTGATAGAAAATAATCTATTTTGGcatgcaacattaaaaaaaaagggatacTAGTGTacaacccaggattaggcccaTGCACactgtgaaaaacagattttacagaaaatacacTAACATGCTTCACAATGGCTTCACCTGAAACTtcagaaagttttttaaaaacaatattctGTAATACTGAGGTTATTTCAGATTATCAAATCTGAAAATTTTCAATTAAAACCAGTGGAAGAAATCCGCCAATATTTACTGCActgttactttttaaagcatGACAGTActttaaatgcaaaatacttttgaTTCCAAAATACAGCTAGAAGACATTTATTTAAATCTTTCTAAATAGACTAAACACAATAAACACGGTCTATTTAAAAGGCAAACTGGAAGCAGGATCCATTAAGATAGTAGGGTTTTTGTCTGGTTGGGattttttgctgctttatttgttTGAGTTGTTTTGGTGAggttgttctgtttt
This region of Strix uralensis isolate ZFMK-TIS-50842 chromosome 9, bStrUra1, whole genome shotgun sequence genomic DNA includes:
- the GNB4 gene encoding guanine nucleotide-binding protein subunit beta-4, with protein sequence MSELEQLRQEAEQLRNQIRDARKACSDTTLAQITTSLDSVGRIQMRTRRTLRGHLAKIYAMHWGSDSRLLVSASQDGKLIIWDSYTTNKMHAIPLRSSWVMTCAYAPSGNYVACGGLDNICSIYNLKTREGNVRVSRELPGHTGYLSCCRFLDDNQIVTSSGDTTCALWDIETGQQTTTFTGHTGDVMSLSLSPDMRTFVSGACDASSKLWDIRDGMCRQSFTGHVSDINAVCFFPNGHAFATGSDDATCRLFDLRADQELMMYSHDNIICGITSVAFSKSGRLLLAGYDDFNCNVWDTLKGERAGVLAGHDNRVSCLGVTDDGMAVATGSWDSFLRIWN